Genomic segment of Dromiciops gliroides isolate mDroGli1 chromosome 3, mDroGli1.pri, whole genome shotgun sequence:
tttgtccccagattcaccttatgacatgtaaacccccaaaacacacctccacagaaaaaggtacctgcctcaggggttggcttaggaccccaggaactccaaattaggataagcccccccctgtacctccccaaggtggagaatattataatgagactgataaatcaatttatctatactataaatataactgtcttttctttaatttttggaGAGATACTGTTccattattctggttctctccctgtggtcacccacagtattgcaataaatcttgggaaactgagtcaatgagtcttgtaattcttttgggatgactcacgatttgaccccaaattctgctCACATCAATTTGATGCTGCTTTTGTTAATAACTTGCtggctttatttgtttgtttgtttgtttgttttggtgaggcaatgagggttaagtgacttgccgaaggtcccacagctagtaagtgtcaagtgtcttaggtcggatttgaactcaggtccttctgaatccagggctggtgctttatccactgcaccacctagctgcctgctggCTTtagtaataaaatgattaaattacctagaaactctCTCAAATTTTTAATAGTCACACACTTCTGCTAGTTCAAAGACtagttccaccaatagtgcagTAGAAACCCTGTTTTCTCTTGTGCCCTTCAGGATttggtattttccttttttgtcctcttCCCTATCTCATGAGATCTAGGTAGTACCTCAGGGCTTTTAAAAATTGGCATTTCTCTACTCACTGGTGATTCAGAGAATTTTTACATATGgctattgataattttgatttcccTCCAGGAAAATTGCCCCTTTATATTCTTTAACCACCTTTCAGTTGCATAATGGTTTTTTCCCTCACAAATTTGAGTTAATTCTTCAAATACCTAAAaagacaaccttagaaaaacAATGTCAAgacttcttccctcttttcctattttacttctaattttagctccattagttttgtttgtgcaaaaaagtttttcattttatctaatAAGATTCATCTATTTTACCTCCAGTCAAGCTCTCTATTTCTTCTATGATCATGATCCCTTCCCCATCAATAGATCTGATAATTCTTCCATGCTCCACTGTGTTTGTGACCTTACTCATTATgcacttgcttttttcttttttttttctttttcttttttgcagggcaatgggggttaagtgacttgcccagggtcacacagctagttaagtgtcaagtgtctgaggctagatttgaactcaggtactcctgaatccaaggccagtgctttatccactgcgccacctagctgccccctgcacttgCTTTTTTCAAAGGGAAGGATGACAGGCAAAAGGAGACCTGCTCTATGACTgatgagagaggggaaaaaattcttGCTATTGTTTAATActaagagaaaactgaagcaatagATGAGTGATCTTGACTTTGGCTCTGGACCAAATTCTCCACTATGGTTGtgatcaccatttccttttctggatgttcACCTCAGCAAGGTTGCATGCCTTCTTCAAGAACAAGTCCCAGTGGtgattttgtattgttttgaGAGGCTCAGCACACCTTGAGATCAAAAGAATCAAGTAGAAATAGTCTACTTACATTTTTTATAAAGCAAGTTTCACTTATTGTGGGAATGTATTGcaaccccaagaaacctaaacaTCTTAAACCCCTCCCCAAAGGGTCCTTAAAACACTTTCCTAGAGGAAAAGCATGTCAGGAATAAGGTGTATCTGAGCATGAGTATGATGAAGGTCTGAAAGGTGACATGCagagttttctctttctcttctctgaggcACTTACATACAGTAAAGTTTGTGGCTCCACCTCCTTGGCCAGAAGCACTGGCACATCCAAATTACATTAAAACCTTCTAACGTTTAACCTCTGCTTTAGGATTGTCTTCCCTGGATTCCCAAGCACATTCAAACTTTCTCATTAGTAGAACTGACACAGATTGCAATGCTCAGACCAATTCAGAAAACAACCAGACATATACACAGAAAATACTTAAGCAATGCTCCTTACAGAGAtagttgtgtttttaaaaataaattttattaaaaccTTTTTCTCCATCACTAGAATTTTAACCAATATAACTTCTCCATCATCTCTCAGACAGACATCTTAGTTAACAAATGATTTTTATTAAGATGGTGAAAAGGGAAAAGTCAGCAAAACTTAACAAATCACCCCCCACCCAAACCAAAGACCTCCCATCTACACAAAGTAGAGGGATAAGggagtcttctcttttctcttctttgaggATGTGGGTTGGTTTTTTGCATCATTTTGCCACTTTCATTATTATTGCTTTGAGGTTGTCATTAACTTCAATTTTAGTAGTCTTAAATGTAGCCCCAAGGAGGAAGAGGGTAGGCAAATGGAATAAGAGTGACTTCCATATTGTAAAGCTTCTCTTGTGTCCATCTAGCCATTTGAGATAAAgaaaagcaggagagaaagagggagagaatcctAGGAAAGCCACAGAGGTAAGTGTCAACAGTGGCCTCATCATTAACCTCCTCACAGCATCTCTACTGGTTACTGGCAGGCTCTAGAGTCAGAGTGAACACAGCTTCCTGGCGATTCCTGCTGACGCTGGAAAGTGACATCTAGTTAACCCCAAGGCTTGACCCTTAAAAGAAAAGGTCAGAAGAGGAGCTGAAACTGGGACTCAGCTCTGGCTCTACCCATTCATCAAGGACAGACTGCCTATTGCTCTGATAGCTAGGTGGGAGTCTGGGATGCATGAGGCCATGTTCTAAACCTTCCAGTTGTCCTGGGACAAATGAGGGGGACAAAGGAGCCACAAAGAATTCCACACCAGAACTCTCATTACTTCCACTGCTCTCTGGGTTACTTGAAGCAGACACAATGGCACCATCAACCAAAGTGGATCCTGAAGGGGGATCTCATGATCTCTCTGTTGATTTCTTGCTTCATGCTCTTTgtgctttttcttcctcctcttgcaCTTGTACAGCTTTTCCACTTCTCTCTACAGCTTTATCCCTAGAGGGATAggtgagtcttttctttggcaatgTGTTTTCTGTAGAGTTTTGCCACTTAATTATAGGGAATCCTTAAAAGCTGTCTCCAAAAGGGAGAGGTTAGGTAAGTGCAGTAAGACTGGCTTTCTTAGTTGTAAAGACTTCCACACTTCTCTTTTATCCAGTTTACaacttgagaaagaaaaaaagcaggagCAGGGAAGAgttagggggtacagtggataagacaccagccctggattcaggagtacctgagttcaaatcaggcctcagacacttgacacttactagctgtgtgaccctgggcaagtcacttaaccctcatcgccccggcagaaaaataaaacataaacaaaacaaaacaattgaaaaaaaaaacaggagcaaaagagggaaagaatctgAGGAAAGCAACAGAAGGAAGTGGCCTCATCTACCTCCTCACATAATCCCTCCTGGTTACTGGCAGGCTCCAGAATGCAGACTGGAATGTATTGAATGGGTTCCTCCAGGCTCAACTCACAAAAGTGAGGAGAGGACGTGTAGCTGGGACACTGACAGGGCTCCACCCATCCAGCAAGGGCAGACCTCCTCTTGCTCCACATCTGGTAGCCAAGTTCATCAGAATTCCCTTCACTTCCACTGCTCTCTGCATCccttgaagaaatggaagcaccaTCAACCAAAGTGGAGCCTAAAGGTGGGGATTCAGGACTTTTTGCTTCATGTTCTTTGTGCTCCCGTTTCTCCTCTTGTGCCTCTAAAATGTAGAGTTCTTCTTCTTGGCGTTTGTGACAAAAAGAAACTTAGAGAATCCTGAAAGCATCAGAGTGACAAAGGTGGTCATGCTTTGcaaacaattttattgaaatgttcGTGTTCTCCATCACCAGAATTTGCAGCAGCAGCAGTCCTCCCCCATGCCCCATTCAAACACACAGATATCTCAGGTAAAACACGGTCTTCCTCAAGAGGCTGAACGGGAAGAGTAAAGGTCGATCCAACTGATAAGCCTCTCAGCCCGATCCGCAAACGAAAATGAACAAGCACCTGCCACCTGGGCAAAGCAATGGGACAGCGATGTCTTGTCTTCTCTTCAGTGGGCGTGTGCTTGTCTCTCTTGCTGGTACCTGGTCACATTCCCTTTTCAAGTCGTGGTGGGCTTCTTGTCTTTGACCAGAAGGTCTCCTGGCTTTCCAAGCTGCCTCCAGGAGGGAGAGGGcagggggcaggcagctaggtggcagggtatagagcacgggccctgccttcaggaagacccgagctcacaacctgcctgagacacttgacactcacgaGGCATGTTGGTGTCCCTGGTCGGCTCTAGCAACTGAGTTCACATTGGTTGCTTGAGGTTGCCTGCTGGCATTAGAAAGTGGCTCCGGgagtctcccccacccccgttGAATGCCGAAGCGCCAAGGTCAGGTAAGCGACTGCAGCTGGGGCAATGCAGCCGTGGCTCCATACTTCCTGCCCAGGCTGAAGCCCTCCTGTTCCCTATCTGGTCCTCAGCTGGGAGCTAGGCACACTCGAGGACATCTTCCAAATACTCCAGTCTTTCTGGGACAAACTGCAGTGACAAAGGAGGCTGGTCTTCAGCCGGGAGCTTGGCACACCGAAGGGCATCGTCCAAATCTTCCAGTCTTCGTGGCACAAACTGGGGTTTCAAAGGAAGCGTGAGGAATTCTCCGTCAGCACTCTGTGTACTGGCACTGTTCCGGGGATCTTTTCTGGAAACTGGCAGGCTGGCACCTTTGGGCAACGTGAGGAGCCAGAAGAGGTGGAGGCTCCCTTATCCTCAGACTTTTATCCTGAGTCCGTTTCCCTCGGaagttctccttccttctctcccgcGTTACcacttttcccttctctcagggTTTGTCTATGGGTGACCTCCAAAAGAGCTTCCCGGGGAGAAAGGGCAGGTCGGCACTCTTGCCTGCCTTTTCCTCGAAGTTGCCTTAGGAAAAGAGCCTCTGCATCTGTCTAGAAGTGCAAGAGAAAGGCGTTTCCCAGCGAGAAATCCTTCCTTCAATGTGCTTCCACGAAGCTTGTCAGTGGGGCCGAGAGCTCTAGTTGGAATGTCTGTTCTGAGCAGGAAATGCTGCACATGAGCTGGTGCTggcctcttcttctttttttgcagggcaattagggttaagtgacttggccagggtcacacagctagtaagtgtcaagtgtctgaagccggatttgaactcaggtcctcctaagtccaTGGCCGGTGCTGTATCAACTGGGCCTCTTAGctgccttcctttccccctcccccccgcccccgcccccgcctttttttttttttgacggaaAGTTATTCCTTCTCATATATGTTCCACTGAAGACATTATTGAAAACCGTTTATTTCTTTAGCACAGCAAAAACCCCAATGGTTTTATTCCTAATGGTCCACTCTGCACGTCCTAGGAATGTTTTAAGACTGGCTGTAGCTCAAATTTTGGATTCCATTTGCACCCGGTTCTCCTTCAGTGTGTGGAAGTGGTTTTGGTTTAGGCATCTTACTAAGGATAGTTGCCACCTCTTTTCTTTCATCAAAATTCTTCCACTGCTCATACAATTTTAAAATCACCCTGATTATTTCCAAAATCTTCTCCAGATCAACAGAAAGCTCAGCAAACCACTGTACAGCATCCTTTTGTTGTGCTACACAGGCTACATGTAGGCTAGCTAAGGCTATCATGAAAGGAGGATAGAGAAGGCAAAGATCCGTTCTGTAGGTATCGTTGACTATCCTCCATGCAACGCGAAGTAACCTGTCTTCTTGGCCCATGTTCTGCACATACTGGAGCAAAGGCCTATAAGGATGATAGACTATCAAGCAACAATCCATTAGTTCTACAAGgtagaattcacattctaatatgTGGTTCATCCTATAAGGGAATTTCTTTGGAAAGGCATATGAAAATCTAGTTTTTAATACAGACGTAGCAGCAGAAATCAAACTTGTCTTTGAAACTTCTCCAAATTCTTCTACTTTGGATGCCAAAAATACACATGTAGGTGCCATTAATACAGGATCTATACTTGTCAAGGAATATCTGGCGTAGAACCTTTTGAAATAGACTGTAGCAGTGGCAACAACTTGCTGTCTTAACTTAAGATGCTCACCTAAAGCTtgaataacatttgtaaaaaataGCTGCAGTTTCCAATACTCTTCTTCTGAGAGAAACTTTAAGTCCTTCTGGCGTTCCTTCAACAGATCTTGTTTCTCGAAAATCCATTGTAAATTGTGGGAGCTCTGCCAGAAGTTCCCTGCCATGGGGAGCAGCTTCCCCGAGATGAAAAGCAGCAGGCAACTGAGCGACCACGCCAGCAGCCGGACCGCTCGGCTCCGCTCGGCTCCGCTCGGCTC
This window contains:
- the LOC122746506 gene encoding cyclin-C-like; this encodes MAGNFWQSSHNLQWIFEKQDLLKERQKDLKFLSEEEYWKLQLFFTNVIQALGEHLKLRQQVVATATVYFKRFYARYSLTSIDPVLMAPTCVFLASKVEEFGEVSKTSLISAATSVLKTRFSYAFPKKFPYRMNHILECEFYLVELMDCCLIVYHPYRPLLQYVQNMGQEDRLLRVAWRIVNDTYRTDLCLLYPPFMIALASLHVACVAQQKDAVQWFAELSVDLEKILEIIRVILKLYEQWKNFDERKEVATILSKMPKPKPLPHTEGEPGANGIQNLSYSQS